ATACAGAAATGTCTTTCTTTTCTTCTAGTTCATGGTGACCAGAGCTACTTTTATTTCAATGTCACTTCGGTTGGAAAGGACGAACAGCTCCTCAAAGCTGAGCTGAGGCTCTTTAAGTTAAAAGAACAATCTcagcacactcctcacttgtgcaggGTGAGCGCTTTCACTCTCTGGCTATTTCTCTTCTGGTCAGCTTAACCATCTTAATAATACATTGTATCCCGATTGGCAGCACTGAGTGGGCGGCGTTTGCTTCAAGCTAACAGTTCCATGTCTGTTTTTGTTTCCAATTCACAAGGTCGATCTGTGCGAGTTACTGGACGGCACCGGAGTTCACGCCAGCCTGATTTCATCCAAAACTATCCCTCTGTACAGCGAAGGTTGGGAAGTATTCACTGTCACTCAGACAGTAAGTACAGTAAGTTGGGATCAGCACTGTGTAGGGTTCCTTTATAATTAACTTTCATTGTCTCGAAATATTATTGAAATCACTACACACCACAGAACTCCTGATAGCCAGGGGAACATATGTCTACTGCAAGAATTGATCCAGCGTCCTATAGTGCTGTCTATTTATAAATTAGGCATGCTATATACAATTATTATCCGATTTAACTCATTGAGCACGCACGATTAATACAGTTCAAAAAAACAAATCCACTTATTCCTCCCCTGAATTTTATTTATCTCATTTTAACCATCAATTGATGTGTTTTGAATAAAACGTTTGAGACAATTTGCCTCTGCACCTTCTCAGCTCTTGTAGAATCCCAAGTGTTAATGTTATCTCCACTGGGACTTAACAAGGCCCAATCTTTGTACTGGGGATCTGGAgtggaaaacttttttttttctgtAGCACTGTGCAGGGGCATCAATAATTGGTACTGACAGACAGGGCTGATCTGTTGAACTTTTACCAGGTGTGGAAGTGGGTTAAGAATAGTAGCTCAAACTACGGATTCATGATCATCACCAGCATCCCGGCCGGAAACTCGTTGGAATTGAGCCCTGTCATATTCGCGAAGAGTGGCGACCACGGATGCTCTTCACGGATGACAGAAGGCGAGGGACCCCTGCGAACTCCAGGGCACCTATTTTAACAGGTGAAGGGCCAGTTCAATCATGGTGTTACACTGAGTATTTCAGGCTCACTTTGAGATGATAACATTCTCGATTAAAGCATGTGGCCACTTGCACAAGAgttttcaaagttttttttttgacAGGGGCTACATGCCCCATTTCAATGTTTAGCACCTCGATCATTGCCAGGTGAATTACATTGACATTAATAATATttagctgtgtttatttttgtagTCAGCAGCTATTTGCGTTTAAAATGGTAATTTGTTCATGGATCGTGATAAATGTTTAATACAGGGAGCTTTGTTCTCTCTCTAAATACTGAATCAGTTCAGAACTAGGGAACTAAGCATAATGGCTCTTGGCCGTCCAGATTACTGGCCCTCCTAGTATTGTATATGTTTTTGTGTGTGATGTGGAGATGTTGTAATAAAGCCAATGGTTCTTGTTTATTCAGAAGACAACATATTACCAAAGGAGAAGAAGCTGGTTGTTTCAACAATGCCAGGTGAAAATGCAATTCATTCTTTAGCCCAAGTAGCCAGAAGCAGAAGAAGGAGAGCTGTTCCTGTCCTCACCGCGGGTCTCCTCCTACCCTACCAGAAACACTCTCTATACGTTGACTTCGAGCAGATCGGCTGGTCCTCATGGATCATTTCCCCGAGGGGCTACAGCGCCTATTACTGCAAAGGGTCCTGTCCATTCCCTTTGGGACAAGGCTTTCGCGCCACCAATCACGCCGCCGTACAGTCCATAGTCAATGGGCTGAAACTTTCCAAAGAGGTGGGAACCCCGTGCTGTGTCCCAGACGCCTTCCATTCCATAAACCTTCTCTATTTTGACAATGAGGAGAACGTAGTGCTGAAGCAGTATGATGACATGGTCGCTGTTAGTTGTGGATGTCACTGACTGAACGCTTTGTCTCCCGTTAACCATTCTGGCACTGTGGGGAAGGTATTAACTACATGGCAGCCGTTATATTAGTACATAAAGTTGGCTACATTGGGGATATTCTTTGGATAGGGAATAAATATTGATGGGATTAGATTGCGTTGatcttttaaatgttgtttttgCATACATAACTCCAGCTTCAAGTTTCATTAATTTGGCTACAGTGTGTTTTAGGACTCCCTGAgaagctatataaatggaagtttttgcTTTCAACCAAAGTGAAGTGTGTCAAGTTATTGCACTGTTAATTAGCTGAATACATCCACAACATAATTTATCATTACCTGCACACACAGCTCAGAATTGATTGTTAGTAATGAAATGGCTGAATAGGTTTACTTGGTTGCCTCATTCGTCATATGAAAACTTAATTCTTTATAATGTTAATTAACATAGCATGTAACTTAAGCGTGATTATTCTGATATTACTGGGAAACTATCTCTGCTCTCAAATTGTGATTGCATTCGCATAAGGGTATGTATTGAATGTGAATGATGAAAGACAGTTAAACACCATCTGGTTCAGTCCAAGGACTGTGTGTAACAGTCAGGTATGCGGGCTGAGCTCCAAGTTTGATTATTCTTACGGAGATAATTTTAACAAGTTAGAGAGCAGAGATATTTTCTCTCACAATTAGCAGTCGAGATGAAATTGACTCAGTTTCGAAAATAATGCATTTATATTTTGGTCGCCCACTTATATTTTCCCAATAAACTTTAGCAAATATATCTTCTGTAAAGAGAA
Above is a genomic segment from Heterodontus francisci isolate sHetFra1 chromosome 42, sHetFra1.hap1, whole genome shotgun sequence containing:
- the LOC137355366 gene encoding bone morphogenetic protein 2-like; protein product: MGFEVAAKETDSENASVLTVWLIKRLLYAATKKGKNTISKHISLMILPQCCESTTVWIFALKNTFVKARLGWQLTDNTASFPGKRDEQLITRACHWAALLSPLSILSFGAPVEKKGEAIEDRVVSEAIQRLHEVLEIGELPQKAGPRRRPPQYMLDLFNSVADVNGITKTPGLLEGDVVRSFVDKVHGDQSYFYFNVTSVGKDEQLLKAELRLFKLKEQSQHTPHLCRVDLCELLDGTGVHASLISSKTIPLYSEGWEVFTVTQTVSTWVKNSSSNYGFMIITSIPAGNSLELSPVIFAKSGDHGCSSRMTEEDNILPKEKKLVVSTMPGENAIHSLAQVARSRRRRAVPVLTAGLLLPYQKHSLYVDFEQIGWSSWIISPRGYSAYYCKGSCPFPLGQGFRATNHAAVQSIVNGLKLSKEVGTPCCVPDAFHSINLLYFDNEENVVLKQYDDMVAVSCGCH